The DNA window TGCGGGCGCACGCCGCGGCGCCGGAACTGCCGCCGCTGGTGTTCTCCGGGCCCGGCCCGTTCCCGAGCACCGACCGCACCTTCCACATCGGCTACCTCACCGACGTCGATTTGCAGGGCGTGGTCGCGGGCGCGGGCGCGCTGGTGCTGCCGTCGCGGGACGAGGGCTTCGGCCTGCCGGTGCTCGAAGCGATGGCGTGCGACGTTCCCGTGGTGTGCACGGACATCCCCGCGCTGCGGGAGGTCTCCGGCGGTTTCGCGCGGCTGGTTCCCTACGCCGACGACGAAGCGCTCACCGAAGCGTTGCGCGCGGCCGTGTCGGAACCCGCGGTGGCCGGAGACTCGGCCGCGCGGCGGGCGCACGCGGCGGGCTTCACGTGGCGCCGCTGCGCGCAGCGGACCGTCGAGGCCTACCAGCGCGCCGCTTCCTGACGGCCATGCGCGGGAACCCGGCTCAGGACTGGTGCGCGAAGTAGTCCTTCAGCGCTTCTTCCCAGTGGCGCAGCGGGGCCAGCCCGGCGGCGCGCCATTCCTCAGTGGACAGTACGGAGTACGCGGGCCTCGGCGCCGGGCGCGGGAAATCGGCCGTGGTGCACGGGCTCACCCGCGAAGGATCGGCGCCGAGTTCGGTGAAGATCGCCCTCGTGAACCCGAACCACGTCGTTTCGCCGCCCCCCGTGCAGTGCAGGACGCGCGAAGCGGGCCCGTCACCGGCGGCCACGCGCGCGGCGAGTTCGAGCAGCGCGCCCGCGAGGTCGCCCGCGTACGTCGGAGAACCCCGCTGATCATCCACAACGGACAGTTTGTCGCGCTCCTTTTCCAAGCGCACCATGGTTTTCACGAAGTTCGACCCGGTGTCGCCGTACACCCAGCTGGTGCGCACGATCCAGGCGGACGCGCCGGAGCCGAGCACCGCGTCCTCGCCCGCCGCCTTCGTCCGCCCGTACGCGCTGCGCGGGCCGAGCGGCGCGTCGACCGGGTACGGCTCGGTCGCGTCGCCGGAGAACACGTAGTCGGTGGAGACGTGCACCAGCGGCACCCGGCGCGACGAGCAGACGGCGGCCAGCACCCTCGGCCCGTCGGCGTTGATCGCGAACGCCCGGTTCTCGTCGGTCTCCGCGGCGTCCACCGCGGTGTAGGCGGCCGCGTTGACGACCACCGGCGACCGCCCGGCCGCCGCGGCGCTTTCCGCGAGCGTCGAAACGGCTTCGAGCACCGAACCGGTGTCGGTGAGATCGAGCTCGGCCGAACCGGGTGCCCGCACTTCCACCGCCTCCGAAGCCCGGCTCGCGAGCGCGCGGCCGAGCTGGCCGCTCCCCCCGGGCACCAGGACGGAAATGCCTGCCATTCCTCAGCCTCCAGCCACGGCGGCCCGGCCCTTCAGCGGCTCCCACCATGCTCGGTTTTCGGTGTACCAGCGTACGGTCTCCGCCAGCCCTTCGGCGAACGGAACGCGCGGCGCGTAGCCCAGTTCCGTGCCGATCTTGGCGATGTCGACCGAATACCGCCGGTCGTGGCCGAGCCGGTCGGTGACCGGCTCGACCCGGTCCCAGCCCGCGCCGACCGCCGCCAGCAGGCGTTCGGTCAGCTCGCGGTTCGTCAGCTCGGTGCCACCGCCGATGTTGTAGACCTCGCCGGGACGGCCGCCGTCGGCGACGAGCTGGATACCGTGGCAGTGATCGTCCACATGCAACCAGTCACGGACGTTGAGGCCGTCGCCGTAGAGCGGCACGGTGCCGCCGTCGAGCAGGTTGGTGACGAACAGCGGGATGACCTTCTCCGGGAACTGGTACGGCCCGTAGTTGTTCGAGCACCGCGTGACGCACACCGGCAGGCCGTGCGTGCGGTGGTAGGACCTGGCGAGCAGATCGGACGACGCCTTCGACGCCGAGTACGGCGAATTCGGCTCCAGCGCGTGCTCCTCGGGCCACGAGCCCTCCGCGATCGAGCCGTACACCTCGTCGGTCGAGACGTGCACGAACTTCCCCACCTCGGCCAGCAGCGCCGCCTGCAGCAGGGTCTGCGTGCCGAGCACGTTGGTGAGCACGAAGTCCGCGGCGCCGGTGATCGAGCGGTCCACATGCGACTCCGCGGCGAAGTGCACGACGAGGTCGACGCCCGCCATCAGGCCGGTGACGAGTTCCGCGTCGCAGATGTCGCCGCGCACGAACTTGTACCGAGGATCGTCGGCGACCGGCGCGAGGTTCGCTTCGTTCCCCGCGTAGGTCAGCTTGTCGAGCACCACGATCTCGGCGTCGGCCAGCGCCGGGTACGCGCCGGACACGGCCTGACGCACGTAGTGAGACCCGATGAACCCGGCGCCTCCGGTGACCAGCACGCGCATTTCGCACTCCTCCTAGTGGGATCCCTGGGCAGTGTGCCACGAAACGGTGGACAACCTCTCCAGCCCACAAACGTCATACAAGGGGGACAGTAAAGTGGTCCCTTGACCAGGGGTGTGCGTCGGGGACCGGACAGCCGCAGGACAACGCTGCCGAAAAGGGCACAAGGGTGGGCTGGGAGGAGGGGCGCGTGAGCGACGAATGGCCGCCGCCCCCTATTCCTTCACCACGTAGGGGGCACGGGATGCGGGTGTTCGCACTGCGCGGGGGCAAGGTGCTGATCAGCCTGGTGTCCGCGGTCGTGGTGGCACTGGCCTGCTACGGCTGGCTGTTCATCGGTGACGTCAACGAGGGCCTCGCGACCACGAACGTGTTCGGGAACGACGCCCCGGAAGCGAAACCGCTCGACGGCGCGGTCGACATCCTGCTCGTCGGCCAGGACAGCCGCACCGACAACCAGGGCAACCCGCTGCCGCGCGAGGTGCTGGACATGCTGCACGCCGGCGAGTCCGACGGCGAGCGCCAGACCGACACGATGATCCTGGTGCACATCCCGCAGGACGGGAAGAAGGCCGTCGCGATCTCGTTCCCGCGCGACTCGTACGTCGAGATCAACGGCGGGTTCGGCAAGCACAAGCTCAACAGCGCCTACGTCTACGCCTACAACGACAAGTCGAAAACCCTGCAGCAGCAAGGTGTTTCCGACCTCAAGCAGGTCGACGAGCAGGCGAAGCTGGCCGGTCGCAAGAACCTGATCACCACGCTCGAACAGTTCATCGGCAAGCCGGGCATGATCGACCGCTACGCCGAGGTGAACCTGTCGAGCTTCTACGAGATCACCAAGGCGCTCGGCGGCGTGCAGGTGTGCCTCAACGGGCCGATCAAGGAGCGCAAGTCCGGCGTCGACCTTCCGGCGGGGCAGCAGGAACTGCAAGGCGTGCAGGCGCTCGCCTTCGTGCGCCAGCGCTACGACCTGCCCAACGGCGATCTCGACCGGATCGCGCGCCAGCAGGCGTTCCTGTCCGGGCTCGCGCGCAAGGTGCTCTCCCCCGACGTGATCGCGAATCCGGCGAAGATCGGCGACGTGATCGCGGCGGTCAAGAAGTCGGTCGTGCTCTCCCAGGGCTGGGACCTGCTCGAGTTCGCGGAGCAGATGCGCGGGCTCACCGGGGGCAACATCGAGTTCCGCACGATCCCGACGGCCGGTCTCGCGAACATCGGCGGCGCCGACGTGGTGCGCGTGGACCCGGCCGCGGTGCAGGCGTTCGTGACCCAGCTGGCCGGCGACGGGCAGCCGACGGCGACGACGCAGGGGCAGGCCTCCCCGCCCGGCGCGAGCGCGGTCACCGTCGACCTCTTCGACGGCACCGGCTCGGCGGCGACCGGTGCCGCCGCCAGGACGCTGTTCGTGAACAAGGGTTTCCGCGACGGCGGCATCACCCACATCTCCGCGCGGGCGAGCACGCTCGTGCGGTACCACCCCGGCGACGAGGCCGCGGTGACCGCCGTCAAGCAGGTGCTCGGCACGTCCGCGCAGACCGAGCCGGACAGCGACGTGGCCGCCGGTCACCTCCGGGTGCTGCTCGGCAAGGACTACCGACCGCAGTCGGCGTCCAGCCCCTCGACCGCGACCTCCCCGCCGTCCTCGTCGGCCCCGCCGTCGTCGTCTTCGTCGTCCTCGTCGTCCTCGTCGTCGAGCAGCGGTTCGGCGCCGCCGTCGGCCGAGCACAAGATCACCGCGGGCGGAGTGCCCTGCGTCAACTGACGCGCCGACTCACGAGTGCGGGCCATCGGCCCACCGCATAGGCTCTACGGTGGGCCAACAGGGAACAGACGGGGAGCGAACACGCGTGGCTGAGGGTTCAGGCGACGACGACGAGCGGGCGGAGGAGCGGTGGCTCCCGTCACCGCATCCGCGCAGCGCGCCCGCCGAAGCGCCACCGGACCCGTTCGGCGACCCGGTGCCGCTGCCGCGCAAGCACACGGGAGCGAAGATCACGCGACGAACGTTCGTGGCGCTACTGTCCGTGATCGCCCTCGTGGCGACCGGCATCGCATACCTGACCTACGACAACCTCAAGAGCAACGTGCACACCACCGACGCGCTGGGCGACGGCGGCGACCCGGACGCCCCGCCCGCCGACGACGGCGCGACGGACATCCTCCTCGTCGGCACCGACTCGCGCGCGGACATGCAGGGCAACCCGCTGCCGCTGTCAATGTTGAAATCCTTGCGCACGGAGGAAAAAGCCGGGATCAACACCGACACGATCATCATCCTGCGGCTGCCGAAGGACGGCGGGAAGCCGTCCGGCGTCTCGATCCCGCGCGACTCCTGGGTCGACATGCCGGACGGCAGCCAGTCGAAGATCAACTCCGCGTTCGGCACCGCGAAGACCGCCGCCGCGGCCAAGCTGCGCCGCAACGGTGAGACCGATCAGGCGAAGGTCGAACGGGATTCCGACCAGGAGGGCCGGAAGGCGCTCCTGAAGACGGTGCAGGACTTCACCCAGATCCGGATCGACCACTACGCCGAGGTGAGCCTGCTCGGGTTCTACCTGCTGACCGAAGCCCTCGGCGGCGTGCAGGTGTGCCTGAAGCAGGCGACCGAGGACAAGGACTCCGGCGCGAACTTCCGCGCGGGCGTCCAGACCGTGTCCGGCGGCGAAGCGCTCTCGTTCGTGCGGCAGCGCAAGAACCTGCCGCACGGCGATCTCGACCGGATCGTGCGCCAGCAGGCGTTCCTTTCCTCGGCGCTGCACCAGGTGCTCTCCGCGGGCACGCTGACCAGCCCGTCGAAACTGGGCCAGCTCATCGATGCCGTGCACCGTTCGATCGTGCTCGACCCCGATCTCGACATCCTGAAGTTCGCCGAGCAGGCCAAGGGGATCGCCTCGGGCGACGTCGGGTTCAAGACGATCCCGGTGGTCACCATCAACGGCCGCAGCCCCGACGGGACGCAGAGCATCGTGCAGGTCGACCCGCCTACCGTGCGGCAGTACGTGGCGAGCCTCGTCGGACGGGCTCCGGCGCCGCCGGTGCAGCCGCCGGCGGGCGGTGGCGGCGCGCCGGGCGGCGGGCGGGCACCCGCGCGCCCCGTCGCCGAGGTGACCGCGCCGCCGGGGGTCAACTGCGTCTATTAGCGTGGTAGGCGTGAGCCTGACCGAGTACCTGCTTCGCCCGCTGCTGCGTTCTTCCGCCGCGCGCCCGCTGATCACGCACTACGACGACGCCGCGGGCAGCCGGATCGAGCTGTCCGTCGCCACGACGGCCAACTGGGCGGCGAAGACCGCGAACTGGCTGGTCGACGAGATCGACGTCGAGCCGGGTGACGACGTGGTGGTCGACCTGCCCTCGCACTGGCAGACCGCGGGCGTGCTGCTCGGCGCGTGGTGGTGCGGCGCGAACGTGGTGCGCGCGTCGGACGACGCCAGGATCGCCTTCGTCGCACCGGGCGCGGGTCCCACCGGCGCGCAGGCGACCGCGATCGTCGCGCTGGACCCGCTCGGCCGCGGGCTCGGCACCCCGCCGACGGACGGTTCGCTCGACTACCTGAACGAAGCGCGGCTCGCCGGCGACGACTTCAGCCCGCTGCTCCCGATACCTGGCGACACCCCGGCACTCCAAGGGTCCACAGTGGACGAAGTGCTGGCGGCGGCGAAGGAGTCGTCACTGTCGCGAGAGGACCGTGTTCTGTCCACACTGGACTGGACCGTGCCGGACGGGGTGCTGGCCGGCTTGGTCGCGCCGCTGGCCGCCGGCGCGCACCTGGTGCAGGTGACGTCGGCGGCCAGGCTGGACGCGCACCGCGAAGCGGAGCGGACCACGGTCGAGCTCTAGACGAGCACCGGTTCGGCCAGCTTCTGCTCGCGCTTGCGCCAGAAGAGCAGGTGGTCGAGCGAGATCCGCCCGCCGTTGAACCCGAGCGCCAGCCCTGCCAGCGCCAGTACCAGCACCAGTTCGTAGCCGCCCTGCCCGGTCAGCCCGTTGTCGACGTGCACCGACAGCAGCGCGCCGATCCCGACCACCGCGTAGCCGACACCGACCAGCGGCAGCAGGAACCCGGCGATGAAGGCGACCGAACCGAGGAGTTCCACGGTCATCGCGAAGAGGGCGGCGACCGTCGGCAGCGGCAGCCCGGTCTTGGCGAACATCGCCGAGGTGGCGTCCAGCCCGTTGTCCCACTTCTGGAGTCCGTGCGCGATGAACACCACGGCGACTCCGATGCGGGCGAGCAACAGGGTCACATCCTGAACCCGTGCGTACATCGATTAGCTCCCGAAAATAGGTGAAAGTTCAACTTACTCTCACCACGGTAAGCGAAAACCGGGTTCACTCCCCGCTTCCGAGCGCGATCGACAGGTTACCGACAGGAACGCTACGACACTGTTAGCTACGGCCGGTGCCGGTGAAGCCGTACCACAGGATGCGCAGCAACCGCCGCGCGTCCGCGGCGTCCGCGCTCGCGATGGCGGCGGCGCTCACCAGCGCGAGCACATCCGCGACCGTCAGCTCCGGCCGGACCACACCGGTGTCGCGGGCCCGCGTGAACAGTTCCGCAGCGGTCGCGCGCATCGACGCGTGCCACTGCTCGAACAGCGCCGTGCGACGCCCTTCGGGGTCTTCGGTGATCGCCGCGGCGAGCGCGCGCTTCGTCGCGATGTGCACGACGAAGTGGCCGAGCCAGTCGAACAGCGCGTCGGCCGCCGTGGGGTCGTTCACGAGCGCGGCGCCCTGGCGGCCGAGCGCGGCCACTTCCTCGGCGTAGACGGCGACGAGCAGGTCGCTCCTCGTCGGGAAGTGCCGGTAGAGCGTGGCATTGCCGACCCCGGCGCGCTTGGCCACGTCGTCGAGCGGCGCGTCCGGCCCCCGCTCACCGAACAACTCCCGTGCCGCCGCAAGCACCGCATCGACGTTCTTCGCCGCATCCGCCCGCATTGTTCGCCCCTCGCTCAAGTGGGGAGTTCCCCGGTACAGTGGCCAGCTTACCGGGGAACTCCCCACTTAGCATCGGGAGCTGCGATGAACGTCGAAGACCGCTTGCACATCATGGAGCTGATCGCCCAGCACGGTCACTTCGTCGACGACGGCGAACTCGACCGGTTGCACGAGGTGTTCACCGAAGACGTCGTGTACGACGCCTCCGACTACGGCATGGCGCCGATCGAAGGGCTCGCCGCGCTCCGCGCCGCCGCACTGGCGCTGGGTGACCGCAACCCCGTCGCCCACCACGTCACCAATATCGTCGTGACCGAACAGGACGGTCGCGTTTCCGCGCGCGCCAAGGGAATCGGCGTCATGGCGAGCGGCACCTGCGGCAGCGTGACCTACCAGGACACGGTCGTCCGCGGCCGGGACGGCTGGCGGATCAGCCATCGCAGGCTCATCGCCCGGCGAGCCCCGCTCGGCCGTTGACCCACGCTTCCGTCGCGCGGTGCCCGTTGAGCCCGACGACCTGGAAGTGGTCGGGGTCGGTCCAGGTGATCCCACCGAGCCGGGCGAGCGCGAGGTTGATCGCCCACTCCCCGACCGGCGGGCAGCCGCCGTCGTCGTCCACGGCGACGTGGACCGGGCCGAATTCGACCGCACCGCCCCGCCACACGATCGAAGCCTGCCCGCCGTCGCCACCGAAGAACTCGGCCTCGCAGTAGGCGACCGGCCCCGCGCGGGAGGCGCCGGCCGCGAGTTCGGCAACGGTCGACGTCAGCCCGTCGAAGATTTCTTCGTACGGCCGGTAGGAACACGGCCCGAGCGCGGCTCTCAGCCTGCCGGTCAGCGGGATCATCGCGAAACCGTGCTTGAGTGGAACGACGGTCAGCCCGGCGATCGCGCGGGCGGCCTCGTCGAACACGTAGCGATCAGCGGCAATGAGCGCCTGCAAGCTGTAGGCCATGCCTTCGATCATGCCGTGCCGGACCGGTCCCGGGTCAGGGGTCAAGCGGGCAGGATTCGGCCTGGCAAACGATTACTGAGCGCTGTCAAGATCGACGGGCGGCATCCTCTCAACCGGTCAACCGAACTCTCCGTATTCGAACTCGTTGCCCGAAGCCAACTCTCGGTAGTCCACTGTGGATTTCGTTATCGCACCGCGCTGATCCGGAGGCGGACGTAGTCGACCACCGGTTCGGGAAGGCGTTCCACCACGGCGTGTACGAATGGCCGCCGTTCGGCCGAAGGAAGGTCGCGAAGGTGCGCCGCGAGCACCACCGTCGCCAGGAAGGCTTCGAACTGCTCGCCTGCCTCGAGCCGCGCCGGATCGGGCACCAGGCCGACCTGGATCTCCCGGAAACCCGCCGCCCGCAGGCGAGTTCGCGTCTCCTCCACTCCGGCGAAGTTCCAGATCCCGGCGCCGTCGTCCGCGCCGATCGCGGTGAGCGCGGCCCGGATCGCCGTCACGTTCCCGAAACCACCGGCCTCGGCGACGAACTGCCCACCGGGGCGCAGCACCGAAGCGACGTTCTCGAAGAGCCGTGCGTGATCGGGGATCCAGTGCAGGGTAGCCACGCTGACCACCGCGTCGACGGGTTCGTCCAGCGGTAGCGGATCGCGGAGATCGGTTCGCACGACGTCGACCCGGTCGAGGTGGTCGGCGAGGCGCCCGGTGAGGCGGTCGAGCATCTGCTGGGATCCGTCGACGGCGACCACTCGCCCGTTCGGCAGCCGCTCCAGCAGCTGTTCGGCGTCCCTTCCGGTGCCGCACCCGAGATCGAGCACCGTTTCGCTCCCGGTCAGCGCGAGCCTGCCGACCGTGGCGGGTCCCCATCGCTTGTGCGGCAAGGGAAGCGCGTCATAGGCGCGCGCATCCCACTCGAGCAGCTCCATCGCCATCACCCCCGTTTCGTCCAGACAGCGCATTCTACGGCAATCTCCCAGTATGCGGAACAAAGCGACCATATCGTGGGAGCAGCCCGTAACACCTCCACTCGGCGGCACGACTCGCAGGGAACCGGAAACACCGCCACGGAGGAGCAGCCATGACCCACACGCCCACACCGCCGGTGACGCGCGGGCGAAGACGCTGGCCGTGGCTGGCAGGCGCCTTGGTCGTGGCCGCCGCCGTCGCCGTGGCCGCCGTCGTCATCCTGTCCGACGAGCCGACTTCTTCCCGGAGCGGGAAGATCACCGGCTCGATGAAGATCAATTGCGTCTCGTCCTGCACCGGATACGGCGACATCCGGGACGGCGCGCAGGTGATCCTCTACAACGAAAAGAACGAAGTGCTGGCAATAACCCAACTGGCACTGGGCACCGTGACCACCGAATCGACTGGCGAACGAAGCTATTCGTTCACGTTCACCCACGCGCCGCGCGGGCACAAGCAGTACGGGGTGCACGTCGGCAACGACAACCGCGGCGTGATCTGGAAGAGCGAATCCGAGGCTTTCGACGGCGGGTTCGCCATCAGCATCGGTTGAGCAACGGCACCACGACGATTCAGCGCCACCCGGTAGCACCGCTCATGATCGACACGTCCCACCGGCATGAAGCGGCGGCGCGGTAACCCGTTCACGAACCCGTGGCGGGTCATGGTGCTGCTTGTCATCGGCCCGTGCACCGTGATCGTGACGGCGCTGCTGCTGTGGTTCGGCGGCTACCAGTACCTGTTCACCTCCGACGGAATAGATCCCCAGAACGGGCGGATGATCGTGGTGCAGCCGCCCCGGATCCACGGCGCAGAGAAAATAACCCACTGGTGCGACGAATACGCCGAAGCCGGACGGAAATCCGATCCTTGGTACCGGCGGAACTGCACTTGATCCCGTATCGAAAAGATCTCGCGCGTTAACACCGCGACTCCTGACCGCGACCAGCAGTCAACCGCATCTCAGGAGGAACGCGTCATGCCGGAACGCAAACCCACGACCGGTGCCTACATCGCGGTGGGAGCCGTGGTCGTCCTCGGCATCATCGGCACGCTGGCGGGAAAGAGCGAAAAGCCCGCACCGTCCACATCCACCACCTCGCCCACGTATTCGGCTTCGCCCCTGACGACTTCGCAGCCCGCAGCCGTGAACACCCAGGCGAAGAGTGCGACGGTCCCCGACGTGTCCGGAATGGACCACCAGTCCGCGCAGGACACCATGCAGGCGGCCGGGTTCTACAACCTCCGCGAGGTCGACGGCACCGGCAAGGGCAGGATGCTGCTGGTCGACCGCAACTGGGTCCAAACAGGACAGTCACCGGCCGCGGGCACCGTCGCACCGACCGACACGGTGATCACCCTGACCGCGATCAAGTACACCGACAGGTAGGTGCCGCCATGAAGATTCCCAGTCGAAGAACCGTCACGATCGCTTGCGTCGCGGGCACCGGGTTGCTGTTGACGGGCATCGTGGTCACGGTGGCCCTCCTGGTGCCGGGCCGGTCGATTCCTGGTGCCGCGTTCGCGCCCAGTGCCACGGCCGAGCCCGTCGTGATTACTTCGTCCAGTAGCGACACCCCGACGCCCACCCCCAGCACACCGTCCATCCCGTACAACCCAGCCCCGAAGGCAAGCGACTTCAGCTTCAAGGCGAAGGTGACCGAGAAGAAGTGCTTCGGCTCCGCGGGTTGCAGCGTGCGCTACACCCTCGCCGATTTCGACTACCTGGGCGTTCTTCCGCTCGACCCCGCCAAACCGTGCACTGTCATCTACGAGGTCACCGGTGGAGAGGACGGAACTGAAACCGGCTCGTTCACCGTTACCGGATTGTCCGTCTCCTTCACCGAAAAGAGCACTGTGAGCACGAAGACCTCGAAAGCGACCATCTCGGTGAGACCGGTCGATGTGCTCTGCAGGTGATCACTTCGAAGCGGCGCTCCTGCCCAGTGACCGGTCCGCCGCCGTGAGCGCGAAGAGCAGTACGCCGAGCACGAGCATGAACCACGTCAGGTTGTGCATGCCTCCGGTGTCGGCGCGGTGGCTGAAGAAGGCGCCTTGCGCGGCCGAGGCGATGATCGCGCCGAGGTAGCCGAAGGTCCGCAGCAGTCCCGATGAGGACGCGATGCGCTCCGGATCCGATTGGCGGTACACCGAGTTTTGGAGCGCGAGGTTGTTCAGTCCCTGCGGGACACCGAACACCAGCGCGACCAGTACCAGCAGCCAGATCGGGCTGGTTTCGTGCAGTGCCAGCATAAGTCCACATGCGACTATCTGCCCCGCGGCGCCGAGGAGAAGCTTGCCGCGCGGCTGCTCACGCCGCCCCGTCGTGATCGAAACGACGATCGCGGTGGCGAACACCGGGAACTGCAGCAACCCCGCCATCGAAGCGGACAGGCCGCGCCCCTGTTCCATCCACTGGGTGTAGCCGTAGACGAAGACGTAGGACCCGGTGAACGCGAGCAGCGCACGGACGTAGGTAGCCAGCAGCGGCAGATTTCCCGCCAGCACCCGCACATCGAGGAACGGATCCGCGACGCGTCGTTCCCACAGCACCAAGACGATCGCCGCCGCGACGGTGATCGCGAGCAGGTACCAGGACTCGGCGCGCGGGTTCATCAGGAACAGCAGCAGCGAAACCAGCATCACCGCGAAGACGGCCATACCGGTGAAGTCCAGCGACGCCTTGCCCTCACGGCGTTCCGTGCGCGGCAGCCGCCACACACCGAGGACCAGGCAGACGAGCGAAAGCGGGATGTTGACCGCCAACGTGGTGCGCCAGCCGCCGAGGCCGATCAGCAGACCGCCGAGCGAAGGCCCGATCACCGCGATCGTCTGCGTGGCCACCGCGAGCGCCGTCAGCACTCCGGCCGGGCTGTCCCGTCCAGTGCGTTGCGCCTCGCGCCTGGTCAACGCCATCGCGGCCGGATATCCCGCGCACGTGCCGAAACCGAGCACCACCCTGGCGGCGATGAGCACGCCGAGGTTCGGCGCCAGCATGCCGAGCACACCGGCGATCCCGGTGAGCCCCGCCCCGGCGAGGTACAGCGGCCGCGGCCCGTAGAGGTCGACGAGCCGCCCCACCACCGGCTGCCCGATCGCGGTGGCCAGGTACAACGCGGACACCAGCCACGCCGTCCGCGCGGGCGGCGCCCCGAACGCGACCCCGATCGGCACCAGCGACACCGACAGGATCGACGAGTTCACCGGGTTGAGGACGGCCCCGAGCATCATCGGCAACAAGAGCCGCCGATCGAACCCGCCCCGCTCCCGGCGCGACGACCTGACCACGACCTTGCGCAACGCCGTCAGTGCCGTCAACACCGGCTCAGCCGCTCCGTGGTCCCATCCATGCCCACCACGATGAACTCTTCAGTCCAAACTGTCAAGTTTGGACTGAAGAGATGGTCTGGTCAGTCTTGCCTGTTAACACATCCGCGGCGCGGCGCGACCTCCAGATGACCAGACAGGAAGGAAGGGCCATGACCAGTACCGAGCGCACGATGCACGATTTCGTGGAATCACGAGACGTCGGCAGCCCGTCCATCGAGACCCGGCTGACCCACTGGATAGCCGAGCCCGCGGAAGCCGACCTCACCGCGGATCAAGCCCTGCTCAGGGAAATCCTGATCCAGCAGCTGGCCGCGCGCAAACACCTGCTCGTACTCGCGGTGATCGCCGTCGTGTTCTCCATCCTCACGGCGATCTGCGCGATCGTGATAGCCGTCCAAATAGGACACGTCAGCAGCCGCAGCTCATCGAGCAGCAGCTACTCCTCGTACTGCACGCTGCACGACTGCTCCTAGCGGTGCCGCCACGCCAGCGAGGAGAGGTTTACCGCGGCTTCGGCGACCCGGCGCGCGGTGTCGGTCAGCAAGCCGTCCAGCGCGCTGTCGATCCACTGCTGCACGAGCTGCGCACCGGTGTCGCGATACTCGACCGCCTGGAGCAGCATTTCGAGCTTGTCGGCATCTTTCGCGCACCGCGATTCCGGCGTCTCGCGCGCTTCGTATTCATCGACAGCCGCGCGCACGACGTTCTGCGACGCGAGCGGGAGCCCGCTTGTCTGGTCACCCGTGATCTGCCGAGGATCAGGCTTGGTCAGGTACCCCGCGACCGTGCGCGGCAGATCGCCGGTGCGCGTCTCCTG is part of the Amycolatopsis sp. CA-230715 genome and encodes:
- a CDS encoding class I SAM-dependent methyltransferase produces the protein MELLEWDARAYDALPLPHKRWGPATVGRLALTGSETVLDLGCGTGRDAEQLLERLPNGRVVAVDGSQQMLDRLTGRLADHLDRVDVVRTDLRDPLPLDEPVDAVVSVATLHWIPDHARLFENVASVLRPGGQFVAEAGGFGNVTAIRAALTAIGADDGAGIWNFAGVEETRTRLRAAGFREIQVGLVPDPARLEAGEQFEAFLATVVLAAHLRDLPSAERRPFVHAVVERLPEPVVDYVRLRISAVR
- a CDS encoding PASTA domain-containing protein — its product is MPERKPTTGAYIAVGAVVVLGIIGTLAGKSEKPAPSTSTTSPTYSASPLTTSQPAAVNTQAKSATVPDVSGMDHQSAQDTMQAAGFYNLREVDGTGKGRMLLVDRNWVQTGQSPAAGTVAPTDTVITLTAIKYTDR
- a CDS encoding MFS transporter — encoded protein: MLTALTALRKVVVRSSRRERGGFDRRLLLPMMLGAVLNPVNSSILSVSLVPIGVAFGAPPARTAWLVSALYLATAIGQPVVGRLVDLYGPRPLYLAGAGLTGIAGVLGMLAPNLGVLIAARVVLGFGTCAGYPAAMALTRREAQRTGRDSPAGVLTALAVATQTIAVIGPSLGGLLIGLGGWRTTLAVNIPLSLVCLVLGVWRLPRTERREGKASLDFTGMAVFAVMLVSLLLFLMNPRAESWYLLAITVAAAIVLVLWERRVADPFLDVRVLAGNLPLLATYVRALLAFTGSYVFVYGYTQWMEQGRGLSASMAGLLQFPVFATAIVVSITTGRREQPRGKLLLGAAGQIVACGLMLALHETSPIWLLVLVALVFGVPQGLNNLALQNSVYRQSDPERIASSSGLLRTFGYLGAIIASAAQGAFFSHRADTGGMHNLTWFMLVLGVLLFALTAADRSLGRSAASK
- a CDS encoding HD domain-containing protein, whose translation is MEESAAIAAFGYELGVLKRIRRAGWWQAGIRDPESVAEHSMRVAQLAGLLAAEEGANPERAAFLALWHDTQETRTGDLPRTVAGYLTKPDPRQITGDQTSGLPLASQNVVRAAVDEYEARETPESRCAKDADKLEMLLQAVEYRDTGAQLVQQWIDSALDGLLTDTARRVAEAAVNLSSLAWRHR